The genomic window ACAAGGATTGAAGAAGTgaggactcagggattggggggAGTTGGGTCTCAAGGGGACAGTGGGGGTCGCCATAGGAGAGTACGAAATTGGTGATTGGTAGAACTGGGACCTATACTGGGtgaggtttggggtgggggaagagtatGGACTCAGAATGAGAGGGAGATTAGGAAATTAGGAATTGAGATGGaattgggtttgggggggggggaggggagattcaGTGGGAGGAGTAGGACAGTCTGGGAACCAACATGAATATAAAGATAAAATGCCCAGTGAAACAGAGAAaatagtgattggaatatgtcagtataatgaatatgcatctcTGATAGCTTTATAAGTTTgctcagtacaggaggaaatgcattgttTCTGTATCTCCAGAGTTACACTtctcagaatctggcttcttggggtttctagtttaatttttgtctatatatttctatttctagtttgtggtcccttattcagtatttggtgagggtctgtcagtGTTCagcgtgtgtgactgaggtgatggATTCTGATAGCGTGCAgggtctgtgtagggatctctaacagcctggcttgttcttaTTTCGCAGTAGGAAGAGTATAATGTTCTAGAGCCCATTACAGGATTCACTGTGCTGCCTTTttgctgggtggggggagggggtcctggTCCTTGAAGAGCCTGCACAACTTACTGTGCAAACTGTGCATCTGCAGGGGCCTTTGGCAGACAGCTGAGCCAGACTGTAAAGCCCGAGTATCCTGGAGGCTGCCTGAACTATTTTAACTGATTATTGAAAATATTCTAGGACCCAGTTCAAAGTCTCTTATCTAAACATGTCTGCTACACAAAATTTATATTTTGGGAATAGTAGGATTTTGTTTGCTGATTTGACTTTTTCTGGTGCatcattagttttattttataaagGGCAAACTTTACAGTCCTGAGGCTTATATACTGGGTATGAAATATTTTGTGGTAACACAATATGTACTTTTACGTGTTTTTAAGGGTAGATTACTACAGTTTTTGTGGGGAATGTTCACTGGACCACCCTCTTCCCCCATGACACTAAAACTTGCTCGCTGCTGTTACTGCAGAAAGCAAATGTCCCAGATTCGTCCATCAGAAATCTGGTAACCTGCTACCAACTGCATTGGTCTCCAGTAGGCAATGTCCAGACACTCAGAAGCCTGAGAAAGAAGTTGCATGGGAGACAACGTAGTAATGGTTTGGCCAGGGCAGCAAAAGAGGTAGCACTGACCCTGGGTCCTCATTGTGTGAGCTCTGGGAATTAGTGCTGTTGTGGTTTGCTAAATTTGCTCTATATGTTATGAGTGGGTTTTGTATTACTTTACAATGTGCCAGGCAGTGGAGAGAATCTGTGTTGCTTATACTgaagtgataccagaatttgaatatttatttaaagttttatatttaaaagtatgatcaATTATGTTTTTACAGGCTCATTCTCAGAGGAATGGGAGAATAATGACAATTAGTTCCACTGTTACCAGTATTTTGGCAGGGCCCCTATTGATCCAATTCCTGAGTCTGCTAAATAGCAAATAGCACCTCTGGGAAGGCTCAGCAGTGCACTCAGTTAAGACAAAAGCAGAATTGTAAGGGGATTTGCGAGAGAAACTGCTGGGGACAGGATAGGCCCTAAGGCAGGGATGGCAAACCCTGGATCCAAGAGCCAAAAataggcttggttttcaggatgttcacaatgaatatggatagatagatttgcttacaatggaggcagtgcattcagatctatctcatgcatattcattgtgggtatcctgaaaacctggcctgcttgtggctcttgaggactggagttggaaaAGGGAAGGGGGGTTGAAACTTGAGAGACTGCTGGAGTAGAACAGGAATTGGGAGAGAGACTACTGAGGATGGAGTAGGGATGAGAGTCATCTCATCCCCACCACCCTGTCccaacagtctctctctttcaattcctcatctcctgcagtctctctctctttcttaaagGTAGAGAGTGGGACATTGCGGTAGAGACTGCTGTGGGAGAAGAGTTTATTTCTAACAGTAGAACTAGCATGCTCAAAACCCtctgcctactgcccacccaggTTAACCTTGTGCCCTGCCAAAATATCAGATCTGACTACGCCACTGGTCCCACCCCTGCAGGCTGAAGAGGACCACGGCTGCCTGGTGTAGAGTGGCCCGCAAGGGTACCATCTCCAATGGGAGATGGTACCCTGGTGACTTGACAGGCTTCAGGAGGTGCGGGAGGCAGGCTGTGAAAGGGAAGGTAGGACAGTGGGAATGACTCACTCCCTcggcctcctctccccatcccttccttTTCCATCTGCCTCGGTGCTcagctccccttccttcccttctctccctatttctgagaatgaaggggaggaaaagggagccgAACTGAATAAGTGAAAGGGTAGGGAGCTAGttgtgagtgagaggaaagggaatggaggaggagtgagaggaaAAGAGTATATGAAggtagaaggaggaggagtgagtagaaggaaagggaagagcagtgagagaaggggggagtgagtgagagggaagggagaaagggaaggagcaggaacaaTGTTTGCAGTGAGAATGATtgtaagactgctggggatggatAGGCAATGAGGGGTGATTGTGAAACTGCTGGGACATGGGCATTGAGGgatgatgtatgtgtgtgagagagagagagcttggggggcttgggtgtgtgtgtgtgagagagagagcatggggcctgtgtgtgtgtgggtgggagcttgtgagggaaagcatgtgagagtgagagcctgtgtgtgtgtgtgtgtgtgtgtgtgtgtgtttttgagagagtgagagcctgtgtgtaagaactagggatgtgaatcattttttgactatttaaaaaaatcgtcagatattttttaaatcgtcaaaaatcgttaagagtggcgatacaatagaaattcccccgatttatcgtgaaaaatagtaaatcaggggagggagagggcggggaaaaccggcacaccaaaacaacccctaaacccaccccgaccctataaaacgaatccattaccttcccccaccctcccgaaccccccccaaaatttttacgagtacctggtggtccagtgggggcgcggggaccgatctcccgctctcggtccatcggcgccattttggctgccactcaaaaatggcgccgatggcccgataaaaaaaaaacccacccgaccctttaaaaatgaccccttagcttcccccaccctcccgatccccccaaaacattttaaaattacctggtggtctagtggtgttCCCGGGAgggatctcccgttctcgggccgtcggctgccactcataaagatggtgccgatggccctttgcccttaccatatgacggggtatccatgccattggccggcccctgtcacttggtaggagcactggctggccggcgccatctctaaagatggccgccgccgtatactctataataggggctgatgagtaaagacggccatctttactcatcagcccttattatagagtatagtataataggggctgatgagtaaagatggccggcgccatctttaaagatggcgccggccattcagtgctcctaccatgtgacaggggccagccaatggcacggataccctgtcacatggtaagggcaaaggggcatcggcgccatttttttttagaacagctgatgcctgggaacgggaaatctctccccgaggcccccctgaatctctcctctccccgaggcccccctggatctctccccgaggcccccctggaccaccaggtaattttaaaaggttttgggggggtcgggaggttgggggtcgatttaaagggtcgggtggggtttttttttttagcggcgcgggcctccctaaaaaaaaaaattagcgatgtgaattggaatcggaaacgattccaattcacatattttaatgatcagatttccccccccccccagccgaatctgatcgttaagacgatctggcacacgattcacatctctagttgtcaTAACATACATGTGTGTGATACGTATGTTATGGAGTTCCGAGTGCAGCATGATCACTCGGATACTTGTAGTGTGCGGTTCCTGCTGCTTTAGGAATGTCTGCCTGTATGCGTAGTGAACATAAGGGTATAGCAGGTAATCCGGTTCCAGGTTTTTAACTAACCTACAGTTTAGTGTGCGTTTGGATGCTAGACGGTGTCTGTAGGCCAGGGCCCTCAGACACTGTACCACTATGTACTAGGGTCACTATGGTTTCATAATTTACCATTCCATTTCTACTACCAATGACAGCACTCggtgaatgtgctgttcatgcaGGTGCAGAGATGGGGCCGGACCCAGTGTTATATATTGATGTGTTACTCACCATCCGGTATATTGGCTTAGCTTGCACTAACGACCACAGCAAGGGTTGGTCCGCAAGTGTTAGTACGTAGTCACATCATTTACTGTTTATGTGTACCTTGCCCACTCCATCATTCACATACCGTTGCTATTCATGCTGCCACTTTATATACTGAACTGGAAGGCacatgcctgtgtgcatgtggtgCAGCCTGGAGAGTGTCAGTACATAATGAATATTTTCAGCTTTCACCCCAAATAGTTGTAATAGCCATATTCCCAGCATGCATGTAGATAGAAAGGTGCCTGATGAGCTTTCTGTGTGTATGGATGGCCATgcactcacaccccacacaccgGGATAGTGCTACAGCTGTCGCTCTGAATATGTATTTATGTCTGAGCAGACGGTATGGCCATAGCATACCCCACAGCAACACAGCACCACTCCGATTTGCAGGCCTCACATAATCAGCCTACACCAGCTCTGTATAGGTTATATGATATTGCGAGCCTTTACAATATCATGCTACTGGTACCCTATGTAAAGTTGTTGAGGACGCCTGGATATCCCGTTTACAAAATCTGTGTATGGAATACCAtaccttacaccaccattgtgttCAAGTTAGCTGTGGTTGGAGTGAGTGGTCTTACACTGTCTAAACTGCCTTCCCACACATGGACAGCAGGCCTACATCAGTACTGTGTGGATCAGCATCTGCTGAGGTGGCAAGTAGCACAATGGTGTTTAGCTCTGTATCAGGAACACCTGTACTGTCAGACTCCCATGCCTATGATGGGTTCCCTTGTGGGTGTGTTACGTATATTTGTAATAAGGCTTCCCTTATACCTACTGTACAGACTCCCCAAGAAAAGTTGTATGCAGATGGCCAGTACCATAATGCATAATATGGAACGTAATGCATTATCATGACAACTGCTATGAATTGTGCTGTGAATGAGCACAATATCCCGTGAATGGTATTTAAGCAGTGCTAAACGTACGGTCTACATTACTACGATGGCATGTGACCTTTGTTTAATGTTACACACTAATAGCATAGCAAGTTGTCAATAAAAAGCTATCTCTTGGAAGGCTACAGATACAGGTACTACATACAGTGTAAGGGCATATTGTACACCCATGTGGATCTGCATAGCGGCCATGTTGTTTGCGTACTGGATCGTTGACAGATAGTTCCTGTGCTGTAAATTCCACTGTCATACGAACAGTGAGATGGCACACTCCCATGGCCAAAAGGTATGGACAGCAGAATTGGCTTGCTTTTAAATAGGTTAGACTCATGGAACATGCCATGTACCACCACTTGCAAGGTATATATTATTCTATGCACCCTGTTTGTCACACTGTGTCTGGCAATGTACAAAGCTCGCAATGCAGTGTGACACACAGCATGCCTTCTTACTAGCACTCACTATTACCTATAGTACTTTGTTTTACAACAACATTACTTGTATGTTGTGACATATCCTTGCATTGCACATTTGCTACCTTTGACATTATGTATAGAGTACCCACATTGAAAGTCCTTTATAATTGCCTTGGACACCCAGCAGGTAACAGCACACTATATGAAGTGTTGGCATGTTATGTACACAGCTGTGTGACACAGGAGCTTTAAAGCCCCATAAGCATTACGTCGACCATGTGCAACCCTTAACAATCATGAACCACAAGCACAGCATAGACACATGATGAAACGTTACTAAAGCAGTGTGCATTTTATTAACAGATTGTACTATTCAACTGCTGACATACATGGCAATGTGTTAGGTACTCAAAATCTGCAAGGACATGTGATGACACATCGTACAATAATTCCTTTTCACTGCACAGCACTGTCATTATGAACCTGTACATAATATATATGGAAACAGCCAAATTACATATACAGGCATAACAGTGTAGACATAGAGCAGAATCATGGTTACACAAAGGACATGTAGAAACTGGACGTGGCACCCCTGCTACAGTACTGATGGTAAGAGATAAGGTTATGATGCTGTACAATGTGATTAAAGGCAAAGGccccagactgtccatgttgaaagagtgcactgaaagaggacagccagaGAGCCAGGGCAGCAGAGTTCCagcaaaggccccagacagtccatgttgaaagagtgcactgaaagaggacagccagaGAGCCAGGGCAGCAGAGTTCCAGCAAAGGCCCCAGACTGTCCATgatgaaagagtgcactgaaagaggacagccagaGAGCCAGGGCAGCAGAGTTCCAGCAAAGGccccagactgtccatgttgaaagagtgcactgaaagaggacagccagaGAGCCAGGGCAGCAGAGTTCCAGCAAAGGCCCCAGACTgttcatgttgaaagagtgcactgaaagaggacagccagaGAGCCAGGGCAGCAGAGTTCCAGCAAAGGccccagactgtccatgttgaaagagtgcactgaaagaggacagccagaGAGCCAGGGCAGCAGAGTTCCAGCAAAGGccccagactgtccatgttgaaagagtacactgGTAGAGGACAGCCAGAGAGCAAGGGCAGCAGAGTTCCAGCAAAGGCCCCAGACTgttcatgttgaaagagtgcactgaaagaggacagccagaGAGCCAGGGCAGCAGAGTTCCAGCAAAGGccccagactgtccatgttgaaagagtgcactgaaagaggacagccagaGAGCCAGGGCAGCAGAGTTCCAGCAAAGGccccagactgtccatgttgaaagagtgcactgaaagaggacagccagaGAGCCAGGGCAGCAGAGTTCCAGCAAAGGccccagactgtccatgttgaaagagtacactgGTAGAGGACAGCCAGAGAGCAAGGGCAGCAGAGTTCCAGCAAAGGGcccagactgtccatgttgaaagagtacactgGTAGAGGACAGCCAGAGAGCCAGGGCAGCAGGGTTCCAGCAACCAGCCAGCAGGAGAACAAGCACAaggtccagcagcagcagtgatggagcagatgaagacacagcagcatgggagcaggaggcccaggaggagacaccccacagcaggcagccagatcttggagcagatgagaagaggagacaccccgcagcaggcAGCCAGATCTTGGAGCAAATGAGAAGAGGCTAGCGCATGATGATTCATTTCCTTTCATCTcgatggcacaggaactctgtgaaggGCCCACGCGCATCCATTTCCTTCCATCTCaacggcacaggaactctgtgaaggGCCCACGCTGATCCGTTTCCTTCCATCTCcacggcacaggaactctgtgaaggGCCCACGCGCATCCATTtccttccatctcgacggcacagGTACTCTGTGAAGGGCCCACACAGagtaactggagggaaggggttaTTTAACCATGGGATCAACTTTAGGGCCCTTTGCCACGTGGGCCCTTGCCTCTTGGAGGTGGCATTGTTTTGGAGGTCTGACCCCTGCGGCCTCGTCCCCGTCCTGGACTGCTGTGGGGGGTTGACGCCAGTGAGGAGGATTCCAATGCCTGGTAGGGCATGCGCTCCAGGATGTGGCTGAGTACGTTCGTCATGGTGGTGACGGCAGCGGCTATGGTGCTCGCATCCTGGGAACTGGAAGCTATCccatgctgcaggatcctgttctgtctctgcattacCCAACGCAGGTATTGAATTTCTGCTCCCAAGCGCAGGCCCTGCGAGGTTGTCATGGGCCGATCCATTGCTGCTGCCGGTGGAGCGTCAGGTGGTGCTACAGGGGTGGCTGCAAGTGGTGCTGCCGGTGGTGCTGCAGGAGGGGCTGCAGGAGGTGGTGAATATGTCAGTGTTGGCTGGCTAGATGGGGTTGATATCCCATGGGGCCTCAGCACTGGCATCCCCTCACTGCCTGAGGAGTGCGTAGGGCTGCTGGTTCTTCCTCTCCAGCCAGCTGTGTCCTTCATGAAGGTGTCGATATCCAGGGAGACATTCAGGCCGGTGAATGGTGGGTACTCCTGTGAGGGTAtcagctcctcctgctccacCTGTGTCTCTGCATCGAGCTGTAAGGGATGCTGCATGAGAGGGATTGGCTGGCTGACAGATGGCCCTTGCTAGCTGGGTCCTGGCAATTCCTGGCTGGGACCCGGGCTTTCCTGAAGGCGAGCTGTGgaaacagaagagaaaataaaaacatcataaGTATATATGGCGTTACAAGCTGTCAAGCTGTTTTCCATCAGAGGACCACTTTGTGAGATTACAgagtgatcatttatttatttatttatttaaacaaatttatataccgttttccagtaaaaacttactgaccaaagcggtttacaacaatAGGTAACCTTAAACAATTAAAAGGTTAAAATAGTTAGTactaaaataaaacttaaaatgaaaatgaaataaaataagtatCTATCATCTAATGGCATTTCTGTGTTGCATCCACTACTGTATTTGGGTCATTCCATGTGAATGGCAAACACACACAGTGCTTGTCACAGTAGGTGTGTACAGTTGCTGGGTGGCCCTTTATGGACCATGGGATCTTACCAGCCATGACTTGTGAGGTGTCCAGCATTATCCTCTCAGCTATGTTCACAGTCCCTCCGGGCAAGACTGTGATACCTAAGAGACTTCGTACTAAAGTATTACAATGGGGACACGATTCTCAGTTAGCTGGACATCCGGGCAGATCTCGGACTCAAACGCTCCtgcaacaatattattggtggcccgacATGCACAAGGATATTCGTGCatatgtggattcttgcccaacttgtgcacaacacAAGAGTTCTACTGGAAAGACTTGGGGACTTTTATAGCCACTACCTATTCCCCagaaaccctggacacatatttccacggattttattgtggatcttccgccATCTGAGTGCAATACAGTAATTTGGGTGGTTGTGGatcgattctccaaaatggcccactttatcccacttccctccctcccatcagctcctcgcctggcccaactgtttatgcttcatattttccatctccatggccTCCCACAGCATATCGTATCTGATCGTGGCCCTCAGTTCACGGCCCATTACTGGCTCAATCTTTGCAAAACATTTAACATTTCCCTGGATTACACCACTGCATTTCATCCACAGGCTAATGGACAGGCGGAATGCACTAATCGTGCATTAAAGCAATTTCTTCAGATGTACGTCAACTCCCGCCAGGACGATTGGGCAGTGCTTCTctcatgggctgagttctctcataaCTCGCATGTTTGCTCCGCAACAGGGACGTCTCCATTCCAGATTATATTTGGACGACACCCCAGGCTGCCTCTACCATTGCCATTACCGGTACcatcaccagcagctcagctTACCGCAGTACAGTTACGGTGGCT from Rhinatrema bivittatum chromosome 3, aRhiBiv1.1, whole genome shotgun sequence includes these protein-coding regions:
- the LOC115088723 gene encoding uncharacterized protein LOC115088723 isoform X1, with amino-acid sequence MNHHALASSHLLQDLAACCGVSPLLICSKIWLPAVGCLLLGLLLPCCCVFICSITAAAGPCACSPAGWLLEPCCPGSLAVLYQCTLSTWTVWALCWNSAALALWLSSTSVLFQHGQSGAFAGTLLPWLSGCPLSVHSFNMDSLGPLLELCCPGSLAVLFQCTLSTWTVWGLCWNSAALALWLSSFSALFQHEQSGAFAGTLLPLLSGCPLPVYSFNMDSLGPLLELCCPGSLAVLFQCTLSTWTVWGLCWNSAALALWLSSFSALFQHEQSGAFAGTLLPWLSGCPLSVHSFNMDSLGPLLELCCPGSLAVLFQCTLSSWTVWGLCWNSAALALWLSSFSALFQHGLSGAFAGTLLPWLSGCPLSVHSFNMDSLGPLPLITLYSIITLSLTISTVAGVPRPVSTCPLCNHDSALCLHCYACICNLAVSIYIMYRFIMTVLCSEKELLYDVSSHVLADFEYLTHCHVCQQLNSTIC
- the LOC115088723 gene encoding recQ-mediated genome instability protein 1-like isoform X2, yielding MQHPLQLDAETQVEQEELIPSQEYPPFTGLNVSLDIDTFMKDTAGWRGRTSSPTHSSGSEGMPVLRPHGISTPSSQPTLTYSPPPAAPPAAPPAAPLAATPVAPPDAPPAAAMDRPMTTSQGLRLGAEIQYLRWVMQRQNRILQHGIASSSQDASTIAAAVTTMTNVLSHILERMPYQALESSSLASTPHSSPGRGRGRRGQTSKTMPPPRGKGPRGKGP